In Marisediminicola antarctica, one DNA window encodes the following:
- a CDS encoding ferredoxin: MIKIEVDMALCQHYGQCVFEAPNIFKLNDDDKLEYVASADDSERDNVESAVDVCPMQAIRIVE, encoded by the coding sequence ATGATCAAGATCGAAGTCGACATGGCCCTCTGCCAGCACTATGGGCAGTGCGTGTTCGAGGCCCCGAACATCTTCAAGCTCAACGACGACGACAAGCTCGAGTACGTGGCCTCGGCGGACGACTCCGAGCGCGACAACGTGGAGTCGGCCGTCGACGTGTGCCCGATGCAGGCCATCCGAATCGTCGAATAG